One part of the Nostoc sp. PCC 7120 = FACHB-418 genome encodes these proteins:
- a CDS encoding SPFH domain-containing protein, with translation MKSFSFLFGKTKKNKLARFTTPLIAALALAGGINSAYANNIKTSTATEITSASVPVEPTKPSVVQYQAAGVDPFVLIPVVLVGGLVIFVPLFFGGLVVIGEREVGVVVRKFTFSGKGLPAGQLIALNGEAGLQADTLAPGWHWGYWPWQYSVRKESVVVVPQGEIAVIVAADGASNPPERILGKIVDCDNFQDARKFLINGGEKGRQMGFLTAGTYRINTALFKVIMAANASSHGMSPEQLQVYTVASDKVGIVTTLDGIPITVGEIAGAVITGHDNFQNGQKFLDGGGRRGLQEQILLSGSWNLNPWLVNVEQVPMTEIPIGYVGVVISFVGKAQEDVSGAAFTHGNLVNPGHKGVWVEPLYPGKHPLNTRIMKVELVPTTNIVLNWSGRTERHKYDANLEALTVRSKDGFAFDLEVSQIIHVGALDAPKVISRVGSMQNLVDNVLEPSIGNYFRNSAQDYTVLDFLNARSERQVEASEYIKAALRTYDVQAIDTLIGDIQPPASLMQTQTDRKIAEEERKTYEVQQMAQTQRQQLVRETALADIQREMVTSEQSVQIAELKAQAQIKQANGEAEGTKLRAMAEAEGIRATGNAKAETYSHGVQALGIQGYTAMQMMQIIGDRNVRLIPDILVGGTNGSTNGLVDGLLSMILWNQTNKTGEVAPLPTTTPPLSPNGNSQLVVELPQDK, from the coding sequence ATGAAAAGCTTTTCATTTCTCTTTGGTAAGACTAAAAAAAATAAATTAGCTCGCTTTACAACTCCATTAATAGCTGCACTGGCGTTAGCTGGCGGGATTAATTCTGCTTATGCCAATAACATAAAAACATCCACGGCTACAGAAATTACTTCAGCGTCAGTTCCAGTAGAGCCGACAAAACCTTCTGTTGTTCAGTATCAGGCTGCGGGGGTTGATCCTTTTGTACTCATTCCCGTTGTGCTAGTTGGCGGTCTGGTGATATTTGTCCCTCTGTTTTTTGGTGGTTTAGTTGTTATTGGCGAGCGTGAAGTTGGTGTCGTCGTCAGAAAATTTACGTTTTCTGGAAAGGGTTTGCCGGCTGGGCAGTTGATTGCTCTCAATGGTGAAGCAGGTTTACAAGCAGATACCCTCGCGCCTGGTTGGCATTGGGGTTACTGGCCTTGGCAGTATTCTGTACGCAAAGAATCTGTAGTTGTTGTGCCTCAAGGTGAAATCGCCGTTATTGTGGCGGCTGATGGTGCATCAAACCCGCCAGAGAGGATTTTAGGTAAAATCGTAGATTGTGATAACTTCCAAGATGCCCGAAAATTCCTCATCAATGGTGGTGAAAAGGGACGGCAAATGGGATTTCTCACGGCAGGTACTTACCGTATAAATACTGCCTTGTTTAAAGTCATCATGGCAGCAAATGCTAGTAGCCATGGGATGAGTCCCGAACAGTTACAAGTGTATACTGTTGCCTCTGACAAGGTAGGTATTGTTACTACCTTGGATGGGATACCCATTACTGTGGGTGAAATTGCTGGGGCAGTGATTACTGGACATGATAATTTCCAAAATGGTCAGAAGTTTCTAGATGGGGGCGGGCGACGGGGTCTACAAGAGCAAATTCTGCTTTCGGGTTCTTGGAATCTCAATCCCTGGCTTGTCAATGTTGAGCAAGTGCCAATGACGGAAATTCCCATCGGTTATGTGGGTGTGGTGATTTCTTTTGTCGGTAAAGCTCAAGAAGATGTGAGCGGTGCTGCTTTCACCCACGGTAACTTGGTAAATCCTGGTCATAAGGGCGTATGGGTCGAGCCGTTGTATCCGGGTAAGCACCCACTCAACACGCGCATCATGAAAGTGGAGTTAGTGCCGACTACTAACATCGTTTTGAACTGGTCAGGACGGACTGAACGCCATAAATATGATGCAAATTTAGAAGCTTTGACAGTGCGTTCTAAAGATGGGTTTGCCTTTGATTTGGAAGTATCCCAAATCATCCACGTCGGGGCTTTGGATGCGCCTAAGGTAATTTCTCGTGTTGGTTCTATGCAAAATTTGGTTGATAATGTCTTAGAACCAAGTATTGGCAACTATTTCCGCAACTCGGCGCAAGATTACACAGTGCTGGACTTCTTGAATGCCCGGAGTGAACGGCAAGTAGAAGCATCGGAATATATCAAAGCAGCGTTGCGGACTTATGATGTGCAAGCGATTGATACCTTAATTGGGGATATTCAACCGCCAGCGTCGTTGATGCAGACACAAACAGACCGGAAAATTGCTGAGGAAGAACGCAAAACCTACGAAGTTCAGCAGATGGCGCAAACGCAACGTCAACAGCTTGTGCGGGAAACAGCCCTGGCTGATATCCAACGAGAAATGGTGACATCAGAACAGAGTGTGCAAATCGCTGAACTAAAAGCCCAAGCCCAAATTAAGCAAGCGAACGGTGAAGCAGAGGGAACAAAACTTCGAGCAATGGCTGAAGCTGAAGGTATCCGGGCAACAGGTAACGCGAAAGCGGAAACTTACAGTCATGGTGTGCAAGCATTGGGTATACAAGGCTATACCGCAATGCAGATGATGCAGATTATCGGCGATCGCAATGTCCGTTTAATTCCTGATATCCTGGTTGGTGGTACTAATGGCAGCACTAATGGCTTAGTTGATGGGTTGCTGTCGATGATTTTGTGGAATCAGACTAATAAAACAGGTGAAGTTGCACCACTACCAACTACAACCCCACCACTATCGCCAAATGGTAATTCTCAGTTGGTTGTAGAGTTGCCTCAAGATAAATAA